In Limnobaculum parvum, one DNA window encodes the following:
- a CDS encoding cytosine permease, with protein sequence MRKTSENLNTASGLRIAMILLGIAVTPVLLSSSSLGNQLSSSELIQVVSIGGLILAILAAITISVGEKARLPTYGIVKYAFGEKGAIAINILMAISLFGWITVTANMFGHSVHDLLAQYGFNLPTPLLVGFGCIIFVASTAFGFEVLGKVAQFAVPIIALVLCYILYVAVNGKAPMVEHLSSMNMGVAISSVVGTIIVLVATLPDFGSFVHNRKHAIIAALLTFLIAYPLLYWAGATPSALSGQSSLLGAMALFGAVLPTAILLIFATVTGNAGNMFQGTLVVSTLLTRFPKWQITVALGVLATIVGSMDIMAWFIPFLLFLGVATPPVAGIYIADFFIYRRNGYDESLLAKESQIKITTFVAWIIGSLVGFMTIKGMFTLTTIPSVDSILVACVCYAVLSKFTSANK encoded by the coding sequence ATGCGCAAAACGAGTGAAAATTTAAACACTGCTTCAGGGCTTCGTATCGCCATGATTTTGCTGGGTATTGCCGTTACACCGGTACTGCTATCCTCATCCAGCTTAGGCAATCAGTTGTCCAGTTCTGAGCTCATTCAGGTGGTCAGCATTGGTGGGTTAATTCTGGCTATTTTAGCCGCGATTACTATCAGCGTTGGCGAAAAGGCTCGCTTACCGACCTATGGTATTGTGAAGTACGCTTTCGGTGAGAAAGGGGCCATTGCCATCAACATTCTGATGGCGATCAGCCTGTTTGGCTGGATTACCGTTACCGCCAATATGTTTGGTCATTCGGTTCATGACTTACTGGCGCAGTATGGCTTTAATTTGCCTACGCCGCTGCTGGTCGGCTTCGGCTGTATCATTTTTGTTGCCTCAACCGCATTTGGGTTTGAAGTGTTAGGCAAAGTGGCACAGTTCGCGGTTCCGATTATCGCACTGGTACTTTGCTACATTCTGTATGTTGCCGTTAACGGTAAAGCGCCGATGGTTGAACATCTTAGCTCCATGAATATGGGGGTGGCGATTTCATCGGTGGTGGGTACCATTATTGTTTTAGTGGCGACCCTGCCGGATTTCGGTAGCTTCGTGCATAACCGTAAACATGCGATCATCGCCGCGCTGCTGACCTTCTTGATTGCCTATCCGCTGTTGTATTGGGCCGGCGCAACGCCAAGCGCACTGAGTGGACAAAGCTCGCTGTTAGGGGCGATGGCTCTGTTTGGCGCGGTATTACCGACCGCTATTCTGCTGATTTTTGCTACCGTTACCGGCAACGCAGGGAATATGTTCCAAGGCACGCTGGTGGTTTCCACCTTGCTTACCCGTTTCCCTAAATGGCAAATCACCGTGGCTTTAGGCGTGCTGGCAACCATCGTTGGCAGTATGGATATTATGGCGTGGTTTATTCCATTCCTGTTATTCCTCGGGGTTGCGACGCCTCCGGTAGCCGGTATCTATATTGCTGACTTCTTTATCTATCGCCGTAATGGCTATGATGAAAGTCTGCTGGCTAAAGAATCTCAGATTAAAATCACCACTTTTGTGGCATGGATTATTGGTTCACTGGTTGGCTTTATGACCATCAAAGGGATGTTTACCCTGACCACGATTCCATCTGTGGATTCAATTTTAGTGGCCTGTGTGTGTTATGCGGTATTGAGCAAATTCACGTCAGCCAACAAATAA
- a CDS encoding allophanate hydrolase-related protein — MAATTLLAVNGTLMRGLELNPNMLKAGGVFVREDKTDAHYRIWSINDRHPGMIRVMEGGTSVSLEIWELPLSSFADLLMSEPAGLAIGKVKLQDGSEVLGVLAEPWLTEGQKEITDLGCWRKYTGHHHLS, encoded by the coding sequence ATGGCAGCAACCACATTGCTGGCAGTCAACGGCACCCTAATGCGTGGACTGGAACTTAACCCGAATATGCTTAAAGCTGGCGGCGTATTTGTCCGTGAAGATAAGACGGATGCTCACTACCGCATTTGGAGTATTAACGATCGCCACCCGGGTATGATCAGAGTGATGGAAGGCGGTACTTCTGTGTCGCTGGAAATCTGGGAACTTCCTCTGAGTTCATTCGCAGACTTACTGATGAGTGAGCCAGCGGGTTTAGCCATTGGTAAAGTGAAACTGCAAGACGGCAGCGAAGTGCTGGGCGTGCTGGCGGAACCATGGTTAACCGAAGGACAAAAAGAGATCACTGATTTAGGATGCTGGAGAAAATATACCGGGCATCATCACCTAAGCTAA
- the arcC gene encoding carbamate kinase has translation MSKPLAIVAVGGNALITDDKHNSIPDQYLSVIESVSHIAEMIEAGWDLVVTHGNGPQVGFILRRSELAKQEVAPVPLDYAVGDTQGAIGYMFQKALNNELQRRGINKPVVTIVTQTLVSADDKAFNNPSKPIGAFFDEATARQRQQELNWTVMEDAGRGWRRTVASPLPQEIIEHQVIASLLAQGCIVIACGGGGIPVVRDAKGQLTGVEAVIDKDLASALLAQQLEADLLLIPTGVKQVAVNFGQPDQRWLSNLTMAEAQELIDQQQFGAGSMLPKVEAIMGFIAYNQQHGKTGRGLITSPEAIRDALEHKTGTWITP, from the coding sequence ATGAGTAAGCCATTAGCCATTGTGGCAGTCGGTGGTAATGCCCTGATTACCGATGATAAGCACAACAGTATTCCCGACCAGTACCTATCAGTGATTGAGAGCGTTAGCCATATCGCTGAAATGATTGAAGCGGGTTGGGATTTAGTCGTCACTCACGGCAACGGGCCGCAGGTTGGTTTTATTCTGCGCCGTTCAGAGCTGGCAAAACAAGAAGTGGCTCCGGTACCGCTGGATTACGCCGTTGGCGACACTCAGGGTGCTATTGGTTATATGTTCCAAAAAGCGCTGAACAACGAGCTTCAACGCCGTGGAATTAATAAGCCAGTGGTCACTATCGTTACCCAAACCTTGGTCAGCGCCGACGATAAAGCGTTCAACAACCCGAGTAAGCCGATTGGTGCTTTCTTTGATGAAGCCACGGCCCGTCAGCGTCAGCAGGAACTGAACTGGACCGTGATGGAAGATGCCGGGCGTGGATGGCGTCGTACCGTGGCTTCGCCACTGCCACAGGAAATCATTGAGCATCAGGTGATTGCCAGTCTGTTAGCTCAAGGCTGCATCGTTATCGCCTGCGGCGGCGGCGGCATTCCGGTGGTGCGTGATGCAAAAGGTCAGTTAACCGGCGTTGAAGCCGTGATTGATAAAGATCTGGCCTCTGCTCTGCTGGCTCAACAGTTAGAAGCCGATTTACTGCTGATCCCTACCGGTGTTAAGCAGGTAGCCGTCAATTTCGGCCAGCCGGATCAACGCTGGTTAAGCAACCTGACAATGGCAGAAGCGCAAGAACTTATCGATCAGCAGCAGTTTGGTGCAGGCAGCATGCTGCCAAAAGTAGAAGCCATTATGGGTTTCATTGCTTATAACCAACAGCATGGCAAAACCGGCCGTGGGCTGATTACCAGCCCAGAAGCCATTCGCGATGCGTTAGAGCATAAAACCGGCACGTGGATTACACCGTAA
- a CDS encoding YlbE family protein produces MNQLFSQPLKVVNAGLASFANNLQQAGGEVINLSWQPPAMSNIKAGLDLAWLMRHPLVEQANKQAFEQYLSAQPALIDVMFAREAISAMSQRKLILHSGPPISWSNMCGPVKGAIIGAILFEGWATSHEAAEKLVLDNQIDLEPCHHYQAVGPMAGIISPSMPLWVIENKANGARSFSNFNEGLGKVLRFGANNDEVLQRLHWMANELAPALKKAIAILGELELKPLMAQALHMGDEVHNRNAAATGLLIKRLIPALLESGLPLDLIQRATAFIVGNDHFFLNLSMAACKAMMDAAANVPFSSMVTVMARNGVNFGIRLSGTGDRWFQAPANPVEGLFFPGYGVEDAAADLGDSAITETAGVGGFAMASSPAIVKFVGGTPDDATNNSRRMQAITLGGNPAFTLPALNFAPTAAGIDARKVVDRGILPVINTGIAHKQAGVGQIGAGITTAPMPGFVEAITALAEQVRLYEEKHHEGKAS; encoded by the coding sequence ATGAATCAATTATTTAGTCAACCGCTGAAAGTGGTCAACGCAGGTCTGGCAAGCTTTGCTAATAACCTGCAACAGGCCGGTGGTGAAGTTATCAATTTGAGCTGGCAGCCACCCGCAATGAGCAATATCAAAGCGGGTCTGGATCTGGCTTGGTTAATGCGCCATCCGCTGGTTGAGCAGGCCAATAAGCAGGCATTTGAGCAATACCTTAGCGCTCAACCCGCGTTAATTGACGTGATGTTTGCCCGTGAAGCCATCAGTGCCATGTCCCAGCGCAAGCTGATCCTGCATTCCGGCCCGCCGATTAGCTGGAGCAACATGTGCGGCCCGGTAAAAGGCGCGATTATTGGTGCCATTCTGTTTGAAGGCTGGGCCACCAGCCACGAAGCGGCAGAAAAACTGGTGCTGGACAACCAAATCGATCTGGAACCGTGCCACCACTATCAGGCCGTTGGCCCGATGGCCGGTATTATCAGCCCATCCATGCCGCTGTGGGTGATTGAAAACAAAGCCAACGGTGCTCGTTCATTCAGCAACTTTAACGAAGGCTTGGGCAAAGTGTTACGTTTTGGTGCCAACAATGATGAAGTGCTGCAACGTTTACACTGGATGGCTAACGAACTGGCTCCCGCACTGAAAAAAGCCATTGCCATATTAGGCGAGTTAGAACTTAAACCGCTGATGGCCCAAGCGCTGCATATGGGGGATGAAGTTCATAACCGTAATGCGGCGGCTACGGGATTGCTGATTAAGCGCCTGATTCCTGCCCTGCTGGAAAGCGGCCTGCCGTTAGATCTGATTCAACGCGCCACCGCATTTATTGTCGGCAATGACCACTTCTTCCTAAATCTGTCGATGGCGGCCTGTAAAGCCATGATGGATGCCGCCGCCAACGTACCGTTCAGTTCAATGGTGACGGTGATGGCGCGTAACGGCGTTAACTTTGGTATTCGTCTATCAGGTACCGGCGATCGCTGGTTCCAAGCGCCGGCCAACCCGGTTGAAGGCCTATTCTTCCCGGGCTACGGTGTTGAAGATGCCGCTGCCGATTTAGGCGATAGCGCCATTACCGAAACCGCCGGTGTCGGTGGCTTTGCGATGGCGTCTTCTCCGGCCATCGTGAAATTTGTCGGTGGTACACCGGATGATGCCACCAATAACAGCCGCCGGATGCAAGCCATCACGCTGGGAGGCAACCCTGCCTTTACGCTACCAGCGCTGAACTTTGCGCCAACTGCCGCCGGTATTGATGCACGTAAAGTGGTCGATCGGGGCATTCTACCGGTGATTAATACGGGTATTGCACACAAGCAGGCAGGCGTAGGCCAAATCGGTGCCGGTATTACCACCGCACCAATGCCGGGTTTTGTTGAAGCCATCACTGCGCTGGCGGAACAGGTCAGACTCTATGAAGAAAAACATCATGAAGGAAAAGCATCATGA
- the fdrA gene encoding acyl-CoA synthetase FdrA — MSVKHKVFANLYQDSVSLMQISAQINKLPGIEQASVVMGTETNLIQLRDAGLDNGCQAGPNDLIIAVRGEDEACDEALTLAEQRLKSKPEESNSGGVRPPVLTSLEMAKETAEDANLALISVPGDYAAAEAIKALNLGMNVMLFSDNVSMAHEKQIKELAREKHLLVMGPDCGTAIINGMPLGFANVVKRGAIGVVAASGTGLQEVSCRIDQLGAGISQALGTGGHDLHEEIGGISMLFGVDALANDPETQVIVLISKPPARPVAERILQQAQKAGKPVVVNFLGADAEEFHTSGITFVHTLADAAEVAVALLNQKTPPASVATIAPADEKVLAAESAHLPAQRREIRGVFAGGTFCYEAQLLCKQQGFSASSNTPVKGNTKLTDIWHSQGNTIVDMGDDDFTNGRPHPMIDPTLRNQRIQEELNDPKTAVVLFDLVLGYGASMEPAAELLEVIGQVREKVGAKNLPLLIAHVCGTEVDPQVRSRQIENLRQAGVLVAGCNAQAALWASYVARQQAEK, encoded by the coding sequence ATGAGTGTAAAACATAAAGTATTTGCCAATCTGTATCAGGATTCCGTTTCCCTGATGCAGATATCCGCTCAAATCAATAAGCTGCCCGGCATAGAGCAAGCGTCAGTGGTGATGGGAACAGAAACCAACCTGATTCAACTGCGCGATGCAGGTCTGGATAATGGCTGTCAGGCCGGTCCAAACGATCTGATTATTGCCGTTCGTGGTGAAGATGAAGCCTGTGATGAAGCGCTTACTCTGGCGGAACAGCGCCTGAAAAGCAAACCAGAAGAGAGTAACAGCGGCGGCGTGCGCCCTCCGGTGTTAACCAGTCTGGAAATGGCGAAAGAAACCGCTGAAGATGCCAATCTGGCATTAATTTCCGTGCCCGGCGATTACGCCGCTGCCGAAGCAATTAAGGCCCTGAACCTAGGCATGAACGTGATGCTGTTCAGCGATAACGTCAGTATGGCGCACGAAAAACAGATTAAAGAATTAGCCCGTGAAAAGCACCTGCTGGTCATGGGCCCCGATTGTGGTACCGCCATTATTAATGGTATGCCGCTAGGATTCGCCAACGTGGTGAAGCGCGGTGCCATTGGCGTGGTTGCCGCTTCGGGCACCGGATTGCAGGAAGTCAGTTGTCGTATCGACCAACTGGGCGCGGGTATTTCTCAGGCGCTTGGCACCGGTGGACACGACCTACACGAGGAGATTGGCGGCATTTCCATGCTGTTTGGCGTGGATGCCTTAGCGAACGATCCTGAAACTCAAGTGATTGTACTGATTTCCAAACCGCCTGCTCGCCCGGTGGCGGAACGCATTCTGCAACAGGCACAAAAAGCCGGTAAACCGGTCGTGGTTAACTTCTTGGGTGCAGATGCAGAAGAGTTCCATACTTCAGGCATCACCTTTGTCCATACGCTAGCCGATGCGGCAGAAGTGGCGGTTGCGTTGTTGAATCAGAAAACCCCTCCCGCTTCCGTGGCAACAATTGCTCCTGCGGATGAAAAAGTACTGGCCGCTGAAAGTGCTCACTTACCTGCACAGCGCCGCGAAATTCGCGGTGTTTTCGCCGGTGGTACGTTCTGTTATGAAGCGCAACTGCTGTGTAAGCAGCAGGGCTTCTCAGCCTCTTCCAATACCCCGGTGAAAGGCAATACCAAACTGACCGATATCTGGCACAGCCAGGGCAATACCATTGTGGATATGGGCGATGACGATTTTACCAACGGTCGCCCTCACCCGATGATCGACCCTACGCTGCGTAATCAGCGGATTCAGGAAGAGCTAAACGATCCGAAAACCGCCGTGGTGCTGTTCGATCTGGTCTTGGGTTATGGCGCGTCAATGGAACCTGCGGCAGAGCTACTTGAAGTGATTGGTCAGGTGCGTGAGAAGGTCGGCGCGAAAAATCTCCCTCTCTTGATCGCCCACGTCTGTGGAACCGAAGTCGACCCACAAGTCAGGTCGCGCCAAATTGAAAATTTACGTCAGGCCGGCGTTCTGGTCGCAGGCTGCAATGCACAGGCTGCACTTTGGGCAAGCTATGTTGCTCGTCAGCAGGCAGAGAAATAA
- a CDS encoding DUF2877 domain-containing protein — MEGRTQVINHCLPVLSVGYLAHPILQGSHCLPVHSVFSRAVNLSLANGGLLTLLNHEYQNLPCAVRIAAPAGWDWRNGCARSMNITIQQGRLIGGDWQADTAQASHWQPIKLSMPRDVDSQKIIGIHYRLLKTLLMDYCQQHRVSSALQLLPDEPTDGRLPSLELAYSDSQLQQQVASLIGYGSGLTPDGDDYLLGYLAALSLWHRHPAVSRHITSVKAAIAQMLTKTTDISKHYLSLALQQNYSEPVYRLLGCICRQTTDEELKLAGRQVMQFGAASGVDCLAGVLHGLRTVSSAH, encoded by the coding sequence ATGGAAGGGAGAACGCAGGTTATCAACCATTGCCTACCGGTGCTCTCTGTAGGCTATCTTGCTCACCCCATCCTGCAAGGTAGCCACTGCTTACCGGTACACAGCGTGTTCTCCCGCGCGGTTAATTTGTCGCTGGCTAATGGCGGCCTATTAACCCTGCTTAATCATGAATATCAAAACCTGCCCTGTGCCGTAAGGATAGCGGCCCCGGCGGGTTGGGACTGGCGCAACGGCTGTGCCCGTTCCATGAATATCACCATCCAACAGGGACGGTTAATCGGTGGTGACTGGCAAGCAGACACCGCTCAGGCCAGCCACTGGCAACCGATTAAACTCAGCATGCCAAGGGATGTGGACAGCCAGAAAATTATCGGCATCCACTACCGCCTATTAAAAACATTACTGATGGATTATTGCCAGCAACATCGGGTTAGTAGCGCATTACAGTTGCTTCCCGATGAGCCAACGGATGGACGACTCCCCTCGTTAGAGCTGGCATACAGCGATAGCCAATTACAGCAGCAAGTTGCCAGTTTAATTGGCTACGGCTCCGGTTTAACGCCGGATGGCGATGATTATCTGCTGGGATATCTGGCTGCCCTTTCTCTGTGGCACCGGCATCCGGCAGTTTCACGCCATATAACCAGCGTAAAAGCGGCCATAGCTCAAATGCTGACAAAAACCACTGATATCAGCAAACACTACTTATCTCTGGCGCTACAGCAAAATTACTCCGAACCCGTTTACCGACTTTTAGGCTGTATTTGCCGCCAGACAACGGACGAGGAACTGAAGCTTGCCGGTCGCCAAGTGATGCAGTTTGGTGCTGCTTCCGGCGTGGATTGTCTGGCTGGCGTGTTACACGGTTTAAGAACCGTGAGTAGCGCGCACTAA
- a CDS encoding cysteine hydrolase family protein yields the protein MTQHTFRAEPFALPFDLKTTALVMIDMQRDFVEPGGFGEALGNDVSFVRTAIEPCKKVLKAARDHKMLVIHTREGHRADLADCPPAKLTRGGQTFIGTKGPMGRILVRGEDGHDIIPELYPAAGEPIIDKPGKGAFYQTDLHLILQNHGIKTLIVCGVTTEVCVNTTVREANDRGYECIIPEDCVGSYFPEFQKYALEMIKAQGAIFGWVSDSSAIVEGLKG from the coding sequence ATGACACAACATACTTTTCGTGCTGAACCCTTTGCCCTGCCGTTTGATTTAAAAACTACTGCGCTGGTCATGATTGACATGCAGCGTGATTTCGTTGAACCAGGTGGTTTTGGCGAGGCATTAGGTAATGATGTTTCATTTGTTCGCACGGCTATTGAACCGTGTAAAAAAGTCCTGAAAGCCGCTCGTGACCACAAGATGCTGGTAATCCATACCCGTGAAGGACACCGTGCCGATCTGGCAGATTGTCCGCCAGCAAAATTAACCCGTGGCGGTCAAACCTTTATCGGCACCAAAGGCCCAATGGGACGTATTCTGGTACGCGGTGAAGACGGCCATGACATTATCCCTGAGCTCTACCCTGCTGCCGGTGAGCCCATCATTGATAAACCAGGTAAAGGTGCTTTCTATCAGACCGACCTGCATTTAATTCTGCAAAATCACGGCATCAAAACCCTGATCGTTTGCGGCGTTACCACGGAAGTTTGCGTAAATACTACCGTGCGTGAAGCCAATGACCGTGGTTATGAGTGCATCATTCCTGAAGATTGCGTGGGTTCCTATTTCCCTGAATTCCAAAAATATGCTCTGGAAATGATTAAAGCTCAGGGCGCTATCTTTGGCTGGGTCAGTGACTCTAGCGCCATCGTGGAAGGCCTGAAAGGGTAA
- the fdxH gene encoding formate dehydrogenase subunit beta, producing MSMQSQDIMKRSATNVLTPPPQVRHHQEEVAKLIDVTTCIGCKACQVACSEWNNIRDEIGHNVGVYDNPADLSPKSWTVMRYSEVEENGKLEWLIRKDGCMHCSEPGCLKACPSAGAIIQYANGIVDFQSEHCIGCGYCIAGCPFNVPRLNPEDNRVYKCTLCVDRVSVGQEPACVKTCPTGAITFGTKKDMIDLAQERIAELNTRGYTNAGLYNPQGVGGTHVMYVLHHADRPELYHGLPKEPTISPVVGFWKGILKPLSALGFVATFAGLIFHYVGVGPNKVDSDDEEENHEEK from the coding sequence ATGTCAATGCAATCTCAAGACATTATGAAGCGTTCCGCCACCAACGTTTTGACGCCGCCTCCACAGGTGCGTCATCACCAAGAAGAAGTGGCAAAGCTGATTGATGTCACCACCTGTATCGGCTGTAAAGCCTGTCAGGTAGCCTGTTCCGAGTGGAACAACATTCGTGATGAAATCGGTCATAACGTGGGGGTCTACGACAACCCAGCGGATTTGTCCCCTAAGTCATGGACGGTTATGCGCTACTCGGAAGTCGAGGAAAACGGCAAGCTGGAATGGCTGATCCGTAAAGACGGCTGTATGCACTGTAGCGAACCGGGATGCCTGAAGGCGTGTCCGTCTGCGGGTGCGATTATACAGTACGCCAACGGTATCGTTGATTTCCAGTCAGAACACTGTATCGGCTGTGGATACTGCATCGCCGGTTGTCCGTTCAACGTTCCGCGTCTGAACCCAGAGGACAACCGGGTGTACAAATGTACCCTGTGTGTGGATCGGGTTAGCGTCGGTCAGGAACCTGCCTGTGTGAAAACTTGTCCTACCGGTGCCATCACCTTTGGTACCAAGAAAGACATGATTGATTTGGCACAAGAGCGTATTGCTGAGCTAAACACGCGCGGCTACACCAATGCCGGTTTGTATAATCCGCAAGGGGTTGGTGGTACGCACGTGATGTATGTGCTGCATCATGCCGATCGCCCAGAGCTGTATCACGGGTTGCCGAAAGAACCGACCATCAGCCCGGTGGTGGGTTTCTGGAAAGGCATTCTGAAGCCGCTGTCGGCGCTGGGTTTTGTGGCGACCTTTGCCGGTCTGATTTTCCACTATGTGGGTGTTGGTCCGAATAAAGTCGACAGCGATGACGAGGAAGAAAATCATGAAGAAAAGTAA
- the fdnI gene encoding formate dehydrogenase-N subunit gamma has translation MMKKSKMIKRNSFIDRACHWTVVICFFLVALSGIAMFFPSLSWLTQTFGTPQMGRILHPFFGVLIFFVLIVMFFRFVKHNIPKKDDIGWFLHIVEVLKGNEHKVADVGKYNPGQKMMFWSIMSLILVLLVTGIIIWRPYFAHLFPMWSIRLCLLLHAVAAIVLIHAILIHIYMAFWVKGSISGMIEGKVSRKWARKHHPRWAREVEAEEEKHHR, from the coding sequence ATCATGAAGAAAAGTAAGATGATTAAGCGTAACTCGTTTATCGACAGAGCCTGCCACTGGACGGTAGTGATTTGCTTCTTTTTGGTTGCCCTGTCTGGTATTGCGATGTTTTTCCCATCGCTAAGCTGGTTGACCCAGACTTTCGGTACCCCGCAAATGGGACGGATTCTGCATCCTTTCTTTGGCGTGTTGATTTTCTTCGTGCTGATTGTGATGTTCTTCCGTTTTGTGAAGCATAACATTCCGAAGAAGGATGATATTGGCTGGTTCCTGCATATTGTGGAAGTGCTGAAAGGCAACGAGCATAAAGTGGCGGACGTGGGTAAATATAATCCGGGGCAGAAGATGATGTTCTGGAGCATTATGAGCCTGATTCTGGTGCTGCTGGTAACCGGGATTATCATCTGGCGCCCTTATTTTGCTCACCTGTTCCCAATGTGGTCGATCCGCTTGTGTCTGTTGCTGCATGCGGTGGCGGCGATTGTGCTGATTCACGCCATTCTGATCCATATCTATATGGCATTTTGGGTGAAGGGCTCTATTTCCGGCATGATTGAAGGTAAGGTCAGCCGTAAATGGGCGAGAAAGCACCATCCGCGCTGGGCGCGTGAGGTTGAGGCCGAAGAAGAGAAACACCATCGCTGA